The Acinetobacter sp. SAAs474 DNA window TTGAAGCTGTGGGCTCTGAAACTCCGTAACTTGTGGCAACATGAAATAAGGTTCGGTATTCACGCCAATAGCTTAGGCATAAGAGAATCTGATCCTCTATGCTTAATTTGGGTGGCCTGCCTTTGGAAGGAGTTTGCTGCTTTAATTGCATTAAATCAAAAGTTGACCACGAGATGCCTGTATAGCGCTTAAATTGTGTTTCAGAAAGCTTTTTTGAGTCGATGTATTTCATCTGCAAATTATGCACGAATACTCAGAAAATTAGAGACTAAATATTAGTCAGAAGATGACTATTTTTTGATTTATGAAAGATATCTAATCTAAAAAACAAATATTAATCCAAAAATATTATTATTTTAACCCCAATCCTGTTTAAGCCAATGATTCTATAATCTGAATGGTTGGCTTATTTCGATGGGTTAATTGATATGCACATAACGAAGCATAAATCCCACTTAAAAAGCCCAGAATACTACGCGCTTTGCTCGTTACTAAACTGTATTGTCCTTTTAAGAGGCTGAATAAAGTCTCTATTTTATTACGCTGTTTTAAGTGATATTCATCAGATTGTTGTAGTTGAACAGACTTCATATTCTTTCGATGATAGGTAATCAAATCAATACATTGATCTCTTAACCTGCTTTTTAACTCTTTGCTGATATAGCCACGATCTGCATAGAGCTTCGCTTGTAAACCCGCAACTAACTTCTCCACCATTTTAGCAATATTCCCGTTGGATAAGGCTGAGCTAACGATCTTGCCAAATTGATTCATCACGATATGTAATTTACAACCATAAAACCAACTCCTCGAACTTTTACCACGAGTTGCGATTTTAGCTAGAGATTTATGGCGCTGAATCCGTTGATTTTTACAGACTAGTAGTGTTGTTGAATCAATCCATAAATATTGTTTATCTTGACCTTTCATCAGTGACACATGTAAAGCATGTAGGGCGAGTTGGTGCATATTGATCAAATGAATCATACGTTGGTAACAGGGTAAGCTTTTAAATAAATGACATTTATCCTGCTTCAACCATGAAAAGAATGCTTTGAAATTGTTGAAGTGAGAACACTTATACCAAATGGCGATAAAGGTAATTTCTGAGATGCTTAGTTGACCAGTTCGGATTCTTAAACAGTGATTGCTTTAGCGGCAAGAAGAAGGCACATACTTTCAAAGTTCAAGCGATCATTCATTATAGAACTCAGCAAATTCTGAGTTTATGTACAAGTCGTGGTGCTGTGCATGATTTCGAATTATTCAAACGTAACTTATATTAGATTCCTGTAAGTGGCTTTATTCTCGCAGATAAGGGCTATCAAGGACTTTATGCTGTGTATACGAATAGTCTATTACCATTAAAAGCAAAAAAGCTTTACACATTAGATCCTGAGCTGAAAATTTATAACCAAGAAATAAACAAGAGGACAATCAGCATTGAGCATATATTTGGTCGTTTGAAAACCTTTAAAATTCTTGCTGAGCGATATCGTAATCGAGGAAAAAGACTGGGTTTAAGATTTAATTTAATTGCTGGAATTTATAATATGAAACTGAGTAGAAAATGACTTATGAAAGAACTCTATTAAAAATAATGAGTTAAAAGCCAACTACAATACTTGGTTTAAAATAAGCTATTTGTTATGTTATGACAAAATACTAATATTAAAAAATTAGGTTATTACCAAAATAAAGTGTTTAATTATTTTTTAAATAATTGTTGAACTACTTTTTAATATAGATGATATGGTAATCATTTACCTAAAAATAGTGATTGATCTTACATATAATATATGATCGTTTGATTAAAAAACAATAATGTTAGCTTATAAATTTTTTTTTAATTTTAATGTGTATTTGATCATCATATTTGATTTCAATTGAATTAAAAATATCATTATTTATTTATATTTACATTTATGTTGTTGATAAATTGTATATGTATTAGTCTTATATTGATAAGATAATATTAACAATTATTTATTTTAATTAGTTTTGATTAAATATTGATAGTTATAAATTTCTATTATTCTTGTTATAGATCAATCTATTGAGTATACCAATAAGCTTTTATTTTCTTTTTAATAAGATATACTAAATTTTAAATTTAATTTTAGTTTATAAATAATTATTATTTTTTGCTGGAAATAGCACAAGAATAGTACATAAAAACATTTTACTTTATTTAAAACTTTAATAATAAAAAAAGTCGTATTATAATCCCTAGAAATCGGTATTTTAGTTGCCGTTTTTTTAGGAAATAATGATATTGAGTATATGGAATACATAATCGAGTTTTATTGTGATTTTCATAATTCTCAAAATAAATTTTTAAGTTTTTTAAATTATGCAGGGTAAAAAATGAAGAGATTAATTGATATTAGTATTGCGTTATTCGCATTACTAATTTTATCGCCTATATTTATTTTTTTATGCTTTAAGGTCAAAAAACAGCTCGGTGCTCCTATTTTCTTTTGTCAAGAACGTCCTGGAAAAAACGGTTGCCTCTTTAAAATGATTAAGTTTCGTTCTATGCGTAATGCGGTTGATAAAAATGGTGATCCATTACCCGACGAACAACGTATTACCCCCTTTGGACAAAAACTACGTTCAACCAGTCTTGATGAAATGCCACAATTGATTAATGTCCTTAAAGGCGATATGAGTATTGTGGGGCCTCGTCCACAAATGAAAGAATTTCTAGAACATTATACTGCAGAGCAACATCGTAGACATGAAGTTAAACCTGGTATGACTGGGCTTGCCCAAGTCAATGGCCGTAATCATCTAAGCTGGGAAGAAAAATTTGCTTTAGATGTTCAATATGTTGATAACCGTTCAACTTTGCTAGATTTTAAAATTATGTTAAAAACAGTCAAAGTAATGTTGATGAAAGAAGGAATTAATGCACCAGACCAAATTGTTGGTGCAACTCGATTCAATCGTCAGTCAGTCTCGGAAAGTAAAACTTTCCAAAAATAGTTTGTAAATTGATAGCGGTCACTTTAATGATTAAAAAAGCAATTCTTCCAGTCGCTGGACTCGGTACACGATTTCTTCCTGCCAGTAAATCAATTCCTAAAGAAATGGTGACCGTGGTTGATCGCCCTGCGATTGAATATGTAGTCAAAGAAGCTGTTGCAGCAGGTATTGAACATATTATTTTGGTCACGCACTCTTCTAAAGTATCGATTGAAAATTATTTTGATCGTAATTTTGAATTAGAAACTATACTCACACAGAAAAAAAAGTTTGATTTATTAAAAGAAATTACCGAGATTTTGCCGCCACATGTCACCATCAGTAGTGTTCGTCAACCACAGCCTTTGGGCTTGGGACATGCGGTTTTATGTGCCAAAGATCTTATTGGTCAAGATGATTTTGCGGTGTTGTTACCCGATGTTTTGGTGAAAGACAACAGTGAAATCAATGATCTCAATCTAATGATCCAGCGTTTTGAAAGCAGTCAAGCTGCACAAATTATGGTTGAAGCTGTAGCAGATCATTTGGTGGATCAGTATGGCATTGTCGATGTAGCGGAAATTCCGCCAGAAGGTCGTAGTAGCGTAATGCAAGGGATTGTGGAAAAGCCGGCCATCGGTTCTGCACCGTCAAATCTTTCTGTGGTTGGACGCTATATTTTACCTGCCAAAATTATGTCATTATTGGCACAAACGCCTAAAGGTGCGGGCAATGAAATTCAATTGACGGATGCAATTGCCATGTTACAACAGCATGATGTCGTTGAGGCCTATCGAATGAAAGGACAAACATTTGACTGTGGCAGTAAGCTGGGTTATTTAAAAGCAGTGTTACATTATGGAGTTGATCATCCACAATTGGGTACTGCATTTAAAAGCCTGATTCAAGAACTTGATCACTAAAAATAAGGTATTGTCATGAAAGTCGCAATATTTGGCCAAACGCTTTATTCTGGTGTATTGGCTGCGCTACTGGCGGAATGTGGTCATTTGGTTTTTTGGTGCGATCTACTCCAAAAACCGGTTTTAGAACAGGCTTATACTCAAGATAAAGCAGTCAAGCATTTACTTGATCAACAACAGGCCAGTGGATTTTTAAGTTATTGCGGCTTTCAGGATATTCCTTTAGATGCTGATGTATATTTCTTTAGTTTTAATCCTGCCGAAGAATTACAAGCGATTGAAATTTTAACACAGTTAACATTAAGACCGATTATTCATCCTAAATTGATGATTAATGCATCTACCTTGGGTTTGCATGGTACAGAAAAATTTGCCAATATCTTATCGGAAGATGACTGGGTGTATTTGCCTGATATTATTCAAGAAGGTAATGCATTACAGAGTTTTACTCAAGCCAAACAATTGGTTGTCGGATGTTCCAAACCATCGAGTGAAATCAAAATAATCGAATTATTACGACCTATTTTTCCACGAAAACAACATTATAATTTTATGCCAGTGCTAGATGCTGAATTTACTAAGCTAAGTGTGTCTGGCATGTTGGCGACACGCATCAGTTATATTAATGACTTGGCAATTGTTGCGGAAAAGTTAGGCATTGATATTGAACATGTGCGTCAAGGTATGGCGGCCGATAGTCGTATTGGTGCTTCATATTTATATCCTGGTGCAGGCTTTGGTGGTGAAAATTTTTCACATGATATTCTGACTTTGGCCAATACTGTCTCTGATACAGGCACTAAAAGTCAGCTACTGGCACAGGTGTGGGAAATTAATGAACAACAGAAAGAAATTTTATTTCGTAAATTGTGGAATTATTACCGTGGTGATTTAAGTGGTAAAACAGTGGCAATCTGGGGTGCGTCTTTTAAAGAAAATACCGCACGTATTCAACAGTCACCGATTCACACCATGTTAAAAGCACTCTGGGCACAGGGTGTAACGGTAAAATTACATGATCCACAAGCGTTAACTGAAATTGAACAACACTATGGCCAGCGTGCCGATTTAATCTATTGCCGAAATCAATATGATGCCATTCAGGATGCACATGCTTTATGTCTATTAACCGCTTGGAAGCAGTATTGGAGTCCAGATTATACGCGGCTATTAAAAGAAATGAATCACCCTTTAATTCTAGATGGGCGTAATATCTATGATCCACAATATGTTAAAGCACAAGGATTGGTCTATCGAGGTGTGGGGCGTTAATCATGAGTCAGTATAAATATCCCTATCCAGTCGAAACGGTTGAAAGTGTTTTTAGTGATTTAAATCATTTAAAACAACAGTTTGAACAGCAGCATTTGACCACATTATTTGCACAGCAGCCACAGCGTTTTGATCGGTTTTCCGTCGATTTAAAACCGGTATTTTTTGATTTTAGTAAGCAGCGTGTTGATGCGACAGTATTAAAAAAGCTGGTGGGCTGGGCACATGCGCAAGATTTAACCCTTTGGATTAAACGTTTATTTTCATCTGAAAAAATTAACTATACCGAGCAGCGTGCAGCGATGCACTGGGCACTGCGTTTACCATCCCATGATCACTTACATGGTGATCTTGCACAGCAAGTGCATATACAACAAGCACGTATGTTTGAGCTGGTGGATAAAATTCATGCAGGTCAGTATCGAGGCGCTACCGGAGAAGTGATTCAGGATGTGGTCAATATTGGTGTAGGCGGGTCTGATCTCGGTCCACTCATGGTGACACATGCATTGTCTGACTTTAAACAAGCCACTGAAAAACCACTGAATATTCATTTTGTTTCAACCATTGATGGTAGTCAGCTTTCTGAACTGTTGCATAAACTTCGTCCTGAAACCACGTTGTTTATTATTTCTTCAAAATCGTTTAGTACCATTGATACTTTATCAAATGCACAAACCGTACGGCTGTGGTTAGAGAAATCCTTACTCTTAACCCATCAAATTTTAAAACATCACTTTATTGGGGTATCGACCAAACCCGAGAAAATGACGGCATGGGGCATTTGTCCTGAAAATCAATTCTTATTATGGGATTGGGTGGGTGGACGTTATTCACTGTGGTCATGTATTGGTTTACCGATTGCCTTGACCATTGGGGTTGAAGGTTTTAAACAGTTTTTGGCGGGTGCGTATCAGATTGATCAGCATTTTCAGCATGCACCATTTGAGCAGAATATCCCTGTATTGATGGGATTACTGGGCGCGTGGAACAATAATTTTTTAGATATTCAGACCCATGCTATTTTACCTTATGATGGTCGCTTAAAGTATTTTGCAGCGTATTTACAGCAGCTTGAAATGGAATCGAATGGTAAATCCATTCAACGCAATGGTCAAAAAGTCCCATGGGATACCTGTCCGATTGTATGGGGAGAAGTTGGCCCGAATGCACAGCATGCTTTTTATCAGTTATTGCATCAAGGTACACAGTCGGTCAGTAGCGATTTTATTGCACCGATACAACGTTATAATAGTCAGCAATTTACCTATGTTGATAATGCTGAGGCATTAATAGAGCAACACCATTTGGCATTGTCCAACTGTTTGGCACAGTCTCGTTTATTGGCCTTTGGTAATCAAGCATTGGCAGCCGATGAAGTTGCTACACTTGCAGAGTATAAACAATATACAGGTAACCAGCCGAGTAGTACGATTTTATTGGATGAATTAAATCCTTATAGCTTGGGTATGTTGATTGCGATGTATGAACATAAAGTATTTGTACAATCGGTATTATGGAATATCAACCCATTTGATCAATGGGGTGTTGAAAAAGGTAAAGAAATAGCCAACCATTTATTGCCAATTTTAAATGGACAAAGTCGTGATCTATCTGATTTGGACAGCTCGACACAAGGCTTAATTGATAAATTAATGGGGAAAAAGCATGGCTAAAATTTTAGTAACGGGTGGCGCAGGCTATATTGGTTCCCATACTTGTGTAGAACTGTTAAATGCAGGTCACGATGTGATCGTGTTGGATAATTTATCGAATAGCTCAGAGCAATCATTACAACGTGTGCAGCAGTTAACAGCAAAAAGCCTGGAATTTATCCATGGTGATATTCTGGATGCAGCACTTTTAGATCAAATTTTTCATCGTCAGTCGATTGATGCCGTGATTCATTTTGCGGGTTTAAAAGCTGTAGGTGAAAGTCAGCAATTACCGCTTAAATACTTTGAAAATAATATCGCAGGTTCGATTAGTCTCGTCAAAGCGATGGAGCGGGCAAATGTATTTAAATTGGTGTTTAGCTCCTCGGCAACGGTCTATGATGAAGCCAACTGTTCACCGTTAAATGAACATATGCCAACAGGGATGCCAAGTAATAACTATGGTTATACCAAATTAATTGTGGAGCAACTGTTAGAAAAACTGGCGATAGCAGATTCGCGTTGGTCGATTGCCTTATTACGTTATTTTAATCCGGTTGGCGCACATAAAAGCGGTAAAATTGGTGAAGATCCACAAGGTATTCCAAATAATCTCATGCCTTATGTAACACAGGTTGCAGTCGGTCGTCGTGAAAAACTGACGATTTTTGGTAATGATTATGACACCATTGATGGGACTGGTGTACGTGATTATATTCATGTGGTTGACTTGGCCAATGCCCATCTGTGTGCATTGCAAAATCGTTTAACGACGGTAGGATGCCGAGCATGGAATATTGGTACGGGTCATGGATCATCGGTACTACAAGTCAAAAATACCTTTGAACAGGTGAGTGGTGTCAAGATTCCCTTTGAATTTGCTGCACGTCGTGCCGGTGATGTAGCAACATCTTTTGCCGATAATACTCGTGCTATAGCGGAATTGGCTTGGCAGCCGCAATATCAGCTCGAAGATATGCTTGCAGATAGCTGGAATTGGCAACAGCAAAATCCAATGGGCTATCAAAGCACATCAGATTGAGCAATATGCTGGAATTAAAAAGGAGCTTACAAGCTCCTTTTATGGATTTAACCTTGAATCAGTTGAGTCAGCTCATCAATATAATGCTGCATTGGCTGAGGATTTTGATCTAAACGGCTTTCAATATTAAGACGCAATAAGGGTTCGGTATTGGATGCACGGACATTCAGACGCCAAGCTGTAAAATCAAGGCTGATACCATCAGTCTCATCAATCACGGGTTGCTGTGCTTTAAAATGATCAAAAATCTTTTGAATCGTGGCGTGCGTATCGCTGACTGTAAAATTAATCTCACCTGAACATGGAAATTTAGCAATCATGTCTGCAACTAGCTCAGATAAAGATTGTTGAGTTTCGGACAGCACACTGATCACCAATAACCAAGGAATCATACCACTATCACAATAGGCAAAATCACGGAAATAGTGATGTGCCGACATTTCACCACCATAAATGGCATTATGTTGACGCATGCTATCTTTGATAAAGGAATGACCTGATTTAGATTGAATCGCAATCCCTTGATATTGATCAATAATATCAAGTGTATTCCAGACTAAGCGTGGATCATGGACAATTTTTTCGCCCGATTGCTTGAGTAAGAAGGCTTGTGCCAATAAACCGACAATATAATAACCTTCGATAAATTGTCCTTTTTCATCAAACAAGAAACAGCGATCAAAGTCACCATCCCAAGCAATGCCCATATCTGCCTGATGTTCAATGACAGCATTTGAGGTACTGGCACGATTTTCCACTAAAATGGGGTTGGGAATACCATTGGGAAAGTGTCCATCAGCTTGATGGTGAATTTTAATAAACTCGACAGGAATGTTGAGGAAATTAAATTTTTCTTCAATCGCATCAATCACGTGTCCAGCAGCACCATTGCCGGCATTGACCACCAGTTTAAGTGGACGAATGTTTGCAGGATCAATATAGCTCATCAAATGATCAACAAATTCAGGTAGTATATTATACTGAGTTGTTGAACCTCGTTGAGTGACAGCATTAAAGATGCCTTGTTCTGCCAAGTGTTGAATATCTTTTAAGCCGGTATCTGCACCAATCGGTCGTG harbors:
- a CDS encoding transposase family protein encodes the protein MKYIDSKKLSETQFKRYTGISWSTFDLMQLKQQTPSKGRPPKLSIEDQILLCLSYWREYRTLFHVATSYGVSEPTASRIVRHVEDAA
- the galU gene encoding UTP--glucose-1-phosphate uridylyltransferase GalU, whose product is MIKKAILPVAGLGTRFLPASKSIPKEMVTVVDRPAIEYVVKEAVAAGIEHIILVTHSSKVSIENYFDRNFELETILTQKKKFDLLKEITEILPPHVTISSVRQPQPLGLGHAVLCAKDLIGQDDFAVLLPDVLVKDNSEINDLNLMIQRFESSQAAQIMVEAVADHLVDQYGIVDVAEIPPEGRSSVMQGIVEKPAIGSAPSNLSVVGRYILPAKIMSLLAQTPKGAGNEIQLTDAIAMLQQHDVVEAYRMKGQTFDCGSKLGYLKAVLHYGVDHPQLGTAFKSLIQELDH
- a CDS encoding phosphomannomutase CpsG, coding for MTPLTCFKAYDIRGKLGSELNEEIAYKIGRAYGQIYQPQTVAVGCDIRLSSKALKQATIQGLNDAGVNVLDLGMTGTEEVYFAAFHLDVQGGIEITASHNPMDYNGLKLVRENARPIGADTGLKDIQHLAEQGIFNAVTQRGSTTQYNILPEFVDHLMSYIDPANIRPLKLVVNAGNGAAGHVIDAIEEKFNFLNIPVEFIKIHHQADGHFPNGIPNPILVENRASTSNAVIEHQADMGIAWDGDFDRCFLFDEKGQFIEGYYIVGLLAQAFLLKQSGEKIVHDPRLVWNTLDIIDQYQGIAIQSKSGHSFIKDSMRQHNAIYGGEMSAHHYFRDFAYCDSGMIPWLLVISVLSETQQSLSELVADMIAKFPCSGEINFTVSDTHATIQKIFDHFKAQQPVIDETDGISLDFTAWRLNVRASNTEPLLRLNIESRLDQNPQPMQHYIDELTQLIQG
- a CDS encoding sugar transferase translates to MKRLIDISIALFALLILSPIFIFLCFKVKKQLGAPIFFCQERPGKNGCLFKMIKFRSMRNAVDKNGDPLPDEQRITPFGQKLRSTSLDEMPQLINVLKGDMSIVGPRPQMKEFLEHYTAEQHRRHEVKPGMTGLAQVNGRNHLSWEEKFALDVQYVDNRSTLLDFKIMLKTVKVMLMKEGINAPDQIVGATRFNRQSVSESKTFQK
- the galE gene encoding UDP-glucose 4-epimerase GalE — encoded protein: MAKILVTGGAGYIGSHTCVELLNAGHDVIVLDNLSNSSEQSLQRVQQLTAKSLEFIHGDILDAALLDQIFHRQSIDAVIHFAGLKAVGESQQLPLKYFENNIAGSISLVKAMERANVFKLVFSSSATVYDEANCSPLNEHMPTGMPSNNYGYTKLIVEQLLEKLAIADSRWSIALLRYFNPVGAHKSGKIGEDPQGIPNNLMPYVTQVAVGRREKLTIFGNDYDTIDGTGVRDYIHVVDLANAHLCALQNRLTTVGCRAWNIGTGHGSSVLQVKNTFEQVSGVKIPFEFAARRAGDVATSFADNTRAIAELAWQPQYQLEDMLADSWNWQQQNPMGYQSTSD
- the pgi gene encoding glucose-6-phosphate isomerase; amino-acid sequence: MSQYKYPYPVETVESVFSDLNHLKQQFEQQHLTTLFAQQPQRFDRFSVDLKPVFFDFSKQRVDATVLKKLVGWAHAQDLTLWIKRLFSSEKINYTEQRAAMHWALRLPSHDHLHGDLAQQVHIQQARMFELVDKIHAGQYRGATGEVIQDVVNIGVGGSDLGPLMVTHALSDFKQATEKPLNIHFVSTIDGSQLSELLHKLRPETTLFIISSKSFSTIDTLSNAQTVRLWLEKSLLLTHQILKHHFIGVSTKPEKMTAWGICPENQFLLWDWVGGRYSLWSCIGLPIALTIGVEGFKQFLAGAYQIDQHFQHAPFEQNIPVLMGLLGAWNNNFLDIQTHAILPYDGRLKYFAAYLQQLEMESNGKSIQRNGQKVPWDTCPIVWGEVGPNAQHAFYQLLHQGTQSVSSDFIAPIQRYNSQQFTYVDNAEALIEQHHLALSNCLAQSRLLAFGNQALAADEVATLAEYKQYTGNQPSSTILLDELNPYSLGMLIAMYEHKVFVQSVLWNINPFDQWGVEKGKEIANHLLPILNGQSRDLSDLDSSTQGLIDKLMGKKHG
- a CDS encoding nucleotide sugar dehydrogenase: MKVAIFGQTLYSGVLAALLAECGHLVFWCDLLQKPVLEQAYTQDKAVKHLLDQQQASGFLSYCGFQDIPLDADVYFFSFNPAEELQAIEILTQLTLRPIIHPKLMINASTLGLHGTEKFANILSEDDWVYLPDIIQEGNALQSFTQAKQLVVGCSKPSSEIKIIELLRPIFPRKQHYNFMPVLDAEFTKLSVSGMLATRISYINDLAIVAEKLGIDIEHVRQGMAADSRIGASYLYPGAGFGGENFSHDILTLANTVSDTGTKSQLLAQVWEINEQQKEILFRKLWNYYRGDLSGKTVAIWGASFKENTARIQQSPIHTMLKALWAQGVTVKLHDPQALTEIEQHYGQRADLIYCRNQYDAIQDAHALCLLTAWKQYWSPDYTRLLKEMNHPLILDGRNIYDPQYVKAQGLVYRGVGR
- a CDS encoding transposase family protein, which gives rise to MYTNSLLPLKAKKLYTLDPELKIYNQEINKRTISIEHIFGRLKTFKILAERYRNRGKRLGLRFNLIAGIYNMKLSRK